Genomic window (Subtercola endophyticus):
TTCGAGGGGGCGCTCACCTGGCAAGGCAAGACGCTCTATCAGGTGTCGAACGCGACGAACGTGGCCATTCTCGAGCGGGCCTTTCGTTCGGCGCTCGGCGGAATGCGCGCGGTGGTGACCATCAACTCGACCGTCACTCAACTCGAGACGGAAGTGACCTGCGTGCCCTTCGTTCGGGGCGATCATCCGCTCGCCCTTGTCGTTGCACGGGATGTCACCGAGGCGCGCGGTCGCGAACTCGCGCTGCGCGAGGTGACCGCGCAGTTCGAGCAGCTGGTTCGCGAGTCGCCCACCGGCATGGCGCTCGCCGACGTGACAGGGCGCGTAGCTCTGGTCAACGACGCGTTCTGCGCGCTGTTCGACTCCGAGCCGGATGCCCTGATCGAGTCATCGGCAACGACACTGTTGCCCATGATCTCCCCGCACAGCCCCAATTGGGTCGCCGAACTCATCAGTTCGGGTCGTTCGCGCACCGCCGCGGCCGTGGTGCTGCCGACGGTCGGCGAGGCAGAATCGAAGCGGGCCATGGTCACCGCTGTCGTACTGCGAGATTCGCACGGCGAGGCAACCTCGGTGCTCATCAACGCGCACGACACCACCGAGCAGCACCGCTACCACGAGCATGTGGCATATCTGGCTTCGCACGACTCGCTCACCGGGCTGGTCAACCGGTCGGAGTTCGAACGGCTCGTGGCCGCGCATCTCGAGGCGTGCCGCTGGGGCGGCGATGCGGGGGCGGTGCTGGTGCTCGACCTCGACAACTTCCGCGAGATCAACGACCGCCTCGGGCACAGCGGAGGCGACGAGTTTCTCGTGGCGATGGCCGGCATGCTGTCGCGCTGGATCCACTCCAGCGACGCGGTGGCCCGCATCGGCGGAGACGAGTTCGCGGTGCTGCTCACCGAGGGCGACCGCGACGAGGCCGAGGCCGCCGTTCAGACGCTGGTCTCGCTCGTGCGCGACGGATTCCGCTCCAGCGACGGTGAAGTGCTCGGTCGGCGAGTCACCGCGAGTGTCGGAGCGGTGGCGGTCGTCAGCGAGGCCACCACGGCAGCGGAGTTGCTGAGCGACGCCGACCTGGCCATGTACCAGGCCAAGAACGCCGGCCGCAACGGCTACAGCTTTCTCGGCCCCTCCGATCTGCTCGCCGCTCGGGTGTCGAACCAGATCAACTGGACGGAGAAGATTCTCGCGGCCATCGAGAACGATGCGCTCGTGTTGCACGCGCAGCCGATTCTCGACCTCACGACCAACACGATTTCTTCGCTCGAGCTGCTGGTGCGCATGGTCGACGATGACGGCAGCCTCATTCCGCCGGCCGGCTTCATCGCGGTCGCCGAGAGCGCCGGGCTCGCCGTGATGATCGACAAGTGGGTGGTCGGCCGCGCCCTCGAACACCTGTCAGATCTGCAGCGATTTGCGCCCGACATCAAGGTGCACGTGAATCTGTCGGGGCGCTCGGTGGGCAACCTCGAGTTCGCTGAGTTCATCGAGCGGCGGCTCGCCGAAACGGGTGTGGATGCCGGGGGCCTTGTGCTCGAGGTCACCGAAACTGCTGCGGTCTCCAGTATCGACGCCGCGCAGATCTTCATGAATCGGCTGACCGCACTGGGCTGTGTGTTCGCGCTCGACGATTTCGGGGTCGGATACGGCTCGTTCTACTACCTCAAACACCTGCCGTTCGGCATCGTGAAGCTCGACGGCGAGTTCGTGTCCGGCAGCGAACGCGACCCGCTCGACCTGCTCGTGATGTCGTCGCTCGTCTCCATCGGCAAGGGCCTCGGCAAGTTCACCGTGGCCGAGTTCGTCGAAGACGAGGCCTCCCTCACCATGCTGCGCGAGCTGGGCGTCGATGGCGCCCAGGGCTACTACATCGGCCGCCCCGCCCCCCTCTCGGAGTACTTCCCCCAGCTCGCCTGACCCGCACCGAGATCCACTTTGCGAAAAGGCCCCCAAGAATTGCGTTTTGGGGCACTTTTCGCAAAGTCGAACGCGCGCGCGGGGAGGGGAGGGGGCAGGGTAGGGGGAGAGGGAGGAGGGAGGAGGGCAGGTCAGTCGCCGAAGGCGTTGGCGCAGGTCTGCTGGGCGGCGGTTTGGCCCGTGACGCCGTCGATGACGGCGGGAGCGGTCGAGGTGGGTGACGGGGTAGATGAGCCCGAGGCATCCGGAGTCGGGGAGGCTGAGTCGGTTGCCGCGTCGGTTGCCGCGTCGGTGGCGCCGTCGGTCGGCGGGTTGGTGGCCTCGTCGGTCGCGCCCGGTGTGGGCGTGGCTGTGCCGCCGTCGACGAGGCTCGAGCCGGGCCCGGTCGCATTCGCGTCGAGGGTGAACGGCTCGTCGGCCTTGATCTTGGCGAACAGCTCTTCGGCGACACTCGTCGTCGGCACCACCTTGCCGGGGTAGTCGGGGTCGCCTGTCGAGCCCGGATACTGCACGAAAACGAGGTTGTTCAAGTCGACGTCTTTGAGCGCGAGCGCCAGCGACACCATCGAATCGAGGCTGGCGAGCGACGTCGAGAGCTTGATGTTCGACGCGGCCGCCTGCGCGAGCCCGTAGAGCTTCGTCACGTCGGTGAGCGTATTGGCACTCTTCAGCGTGCGCACCAGTGACGAGAGGTACTGCTGCTGCGACGAGATGCGGGCGAGGTCGCTTCCGTCGCCCACGCCGTGCCGCGTGCGCAGGAACGCGAGCGCGTCGGCGCCCTTGACGACGCTGGTTCCGGCCGGCAGGTCGAGACCCGAGTCGGTGTCGGTGATGGGCTCGTTGAGGCAGATCGGCACGCCGCCGACGGCATTCGTCATCTCGATGACGCCGTTGAACGAGATCAGACCGGCGTAGGGAATTTCGAGCCCGGTGAGGTTCGCGACGGTCGACGTGATGCAGGCCAGCCCGCCGCGTTCGTACCCGGTGTTGAGCGCCTGGTTGTAGGTCGCGTCGAACACCTCGCCCGTGGTCGGGTCGGTGCACTTCGGATGATCGACGATCAGGTCACGCGGAAGGCTGACCACCACTCCGCTCTTCTGGTCTGCCGAGATGTGCAGCAGAATGTTCACGTCGTTGAGCGTCGCATCGCGCTCGCCGAAGTAGTCGCCCTGGGTCGCATCGTTGTCGGTGCCCACGATCAGCACGTTGAATCCGCCCACGAACGCCCCCACGTGCGGCTGCGACTGACCGCCCGAGATGTCGATGGAGTTCGCGGTGACCTGGTTGGCGATGCTCGTCACGGCGATGGCGGCGACGGATGCCCCGCTCGCGAGCACGACAGCCGCCGCGATGGCGACCAGTTTCACGACGGTGCTGGCGGTGCCGAACCGCGGCCGTTCGGCGTGCTTGAGCGGCGGGTCGAGCTTCGAAGGCATCAGAACAGCATACGTAGTGAGCTGGGCTCAACCTGTGAACGCTCGATGCGGGTTGTCACGCCGCGAACTGCGAAGCGAACTGTGCGGCGGCCGCCACGTCGGTGATGAGCCGCAGACCGGTTTCGGCGAGCGGCTCGAGCCGGGCATCCGTCGCGGGCTCGACGGGGGAGGCACTCGTCACCAGCGCCGCGAACCGCTCGATGCCGCCGATGCGGCCGAGATGCACCTGGCCGAGCTTGCTGCGGTCGGCGATGATGACCGCACGAGTCGACGATTCGAGCATGAGCCGCTTGAGCTGCGCCTCGGGCAAGTTGACGTTCGTGACGCCGCGGTCGGCGTCGACGCCGTTGCAGCCGATGAAAGCGAGGTCGGCGTGCAGATTGCGCAGCATCGACGACGCCAGCGGCTCGACGAGAGAGTGCTGCAGCGGGCGCAGCGTGCCTCCCGTCACGATCACGGTCAGGCGCGGGATGCCCGGCTCGAGCGCGAGCGCGATGCTGAGCCCGTTCGTGATGACGACGACATCGCTGAGGTCGGTTCGTGCCACCAGTGCTTTCGCAACCGCAAGGGCGGTGGATCCCACGTCGAGCAGCACACTCTGCCCCGGCCGAACCAGGCTCGCTGCGAGGCGCCCGATCTGCTGCTTCTCGGCGGCAGAGGCCTCGAGGGCCTGCTCGAAGCTCGGTTCACGCTCGAGAGAGCGGTTGCGGATGACCGCTCCGCCGTGCACGCGGGTGATCGCCTGCTGTTGATCGAGCAGGTCGAGGTCGGAGCGAATGGTGACGTCAGATACTCCGAACGTCTCACTGAGCTCGGCGACACGCGCGAAACCGCGCTCGTCGATCACCTCGAGAAGTCGTTCTCGACGGTCAGTCGCCGAGTAGGATACTTTTGATTCTGAAACCACTCCTTGATTCTATTTGCGAAATCGAAAGTGCACTACTCCATGACGCTCGAACCGCCCGCCGCAGATCACTCGGCCGATCATCCGGCCATTCCCCTCAGCACCGTCGGCGGCAGGCCCATCGTGAAACGCGAGTATGTGCTGGCCGATGGCCGCGAACTCATCTACTACGACGACGCCGACACGGGCCTCGCGCCCGAGCGGCTGCCCGATGAGCGAGCGCTCGACCCGCGGCCGGCCACGGCGTCGATGCGACAAGACGCGCTGACGGGGGAGTGGATCTCCATCGCCGCGGCCCGCAACAATCGCGTCTTCTTGCCGCCCGCGAACCTCGACCCGTTGGCCCCGCAGGCACCCGACAATCCGTCGGAGGTGCCCAGCCTGTACGACGTCGCCGTGTTCGAGAACCGGTCGCCGTCGTTCGGTCCTGAGCTGGCGGGCGAGGGCCCGGAATCCCCGACGCCGGGGTCGCTGGGGTTGCCGGGGTCGCTGGAGTCAGCGGAGCCGCTCGGGTCGCCGGGGGTCGGCGGCGCTCCGGTCGAGGGCATCGAGCTGGGCCGGGCACGGGCATCCATCGGTCGGTGTGAAGTGGTGTGCTTCAGCCCCGAGCGCGAGGGGTCGTTCGGCTCGCTCGGCACCTCGCGGGCACGCACAGTGATCGAGGCCTGGGCCGACCGCACCGCGGTGCTGCAGGCACTGCCCGGGGTCGAGCAGGTGTTTCCGTTCGAGAACCGCGGCGAGCAGGTCGGGGTGACTCTGCACCATCCGCACGGGCAGATCTACTCCTACCCCTTCGTCTCGCCGCGCACCCAGCGGCTCATCGCCTCGCTCGAGTCGTACGGGCCGACGCTGTTCGCCGACATTCTGGCGTTCGAGCAGGCGGGCGAGCGGATGATCGTGCAAGGTGAGCACTGGAGCGCCTTCGTTCCGTTCGCGGCACGCTGGCCGATCGAAGTGCACCTGCTGCCGCACCGGCAGATCCCCGACCTGGCCTCGACTTCGGGCGGCGAGCGCGACGAGCTCGCCGTGCTCTACCCGCGGGTGCTGCGAGCCATCGATGCGCTGTACCCGACGCCGACGCCCTACATCGCGGGGTGGCACCAGGCGCCGGTGAACATGCATCGCGACGACATTCGGCTGATGCTGCAGGTGACGTCGCCGCGCCGCGCCGCCGATCGCCTCAAGTTCTTGGCCGGGTCAGAATCGGCCATGGGTGCTTTCATCGGTGACATTCCGCCCGAGACGACGGCCGCGCGGCTGCGCGAGGTGCTGGGCGCATGAGTGACGTTCTCGACGAGTCGCGCGGCGGGTCCCGCGCTACCGTGCATGCCGACCTGCGCGAGAACCTGCTGCGCGAATTCGCCGAGCGGCACGGCGGCGACGCGCTCGGAATCTGGTCGGCCCCGGGGCGCGTGAACCTCATCGGGGAGCACACGGACTACAACCTCGGCTTCGTGCTTCCGTTCGCCATCGACCGTCGCGCCTACGTCGCGCTCGGCACCCGCGATGACGGCCTGGCCCGGGTCTCGTCGACCTTCTCCGACGAGGTCGTCGAGCTGCCCCTAGCCGACCTGACCCCCGAGGCCCTCACCGGATGGTCGGCCTACCCCCTAGGCGTGGCTTGGGCCCTCCTGGCGCACCCCACCCCCGCCCCCGCCCCCGCCCCCACCATCGAGAGGGCAATTCCTCTCCCAAACGGCCACTTTTCGGAGAGAAATCGCCCTCTCGATGAGCCGGCGGCACAGGAGCCGGCGGCACAGCAGGATGCGCCGCGCGGGTTCAGCCTGCACATCCACTCCGACGTACCGATCGGGGCCGGGCTGTCATCGTCGGCCGCCATCGAGTGTGCGACCGCCGTCGCGCTGAACGAGTTCTGGCAGCTCGGTGACTCCGCTCAAACGCTCGCCCGCATCGGCCAGATCGCCGAGAACCAGGTCGTCGGCGCCCCGACCGGCATCATGGACCAGAGCGCTTCGATGCTCGGCCGGCTCGACTCCGCGGTGTTCCTCGACTGTCGAAGCATGCAGGCCGAGGTGGTGGGTCTTGGGCTGGCGGCGAACGACTATGAGATTCTCGTCATCGACACCAAGGTCAGCCACGCCCACGCCACCGGCGGATACGCGGCCCGCCGGGCATCCTGCGAGCTCGCCGCGCGCACCATGGGCGTCGAGTCGCTGCGTGACCTCGGCCCGGCCGATCTGCCGCGCATGCAGCAACAGCTCGACGACGAGACCTTTCGGCGCGCTCGCCACATCGTCACCGAGAACGATCGTGTCGAAGAGACCGTGCGCCTGCTCGAGACCGTGGGCCCGCAGGCGATCGGCCCCCTGCTCGACGCCTCGCACGTGTCGATGCGCGACGATTTCGAGATCTCGGTGCCACAGCTCGACCTCGCCGTCGACGTCGCTCAGCGCGGCGGCGCCATCGGCGCACGGATGACCGGCGGAGGCTTCGGCGGCAGCGCCCTTGCTCTCATTCCCCGCGCACTCCGCGCCCAGCTGGAGGCCGGTATTCTCGAAGCGTTCGCACAACACGCGTTCGACCAGCCCGATCTCTTCGTCGTTCAGCCGTCTGACGGCGCGACCCTGAAAGGCGACGCCCGATGAGTACCCCCACCGCCCCCAGCACGGGCACTGGCCTCGCCGCCGGCACGGATGCCCCGGCCGGCACGGGCACAGCCCCCACGGGCCGCCAGTTCGAACTGACCAGCGGCGGCCGTTTGCGCGCGGTCGTCACCGAACTCGGTGCGATGCTTCGGCTTCTCGAGGTCGACGGCGTTTCCCTCATCGAAGGCTTCGACGAGAGCGTCTACCCGCAGTTCTGCGCGGGATGGATGCTCGTTCCCTGGCCCAACCGCGTGCGCGACGGCCGCTGGAGCTACGACGGTGTCGAGCGTCAGCTGCCCCTCACCGAGCCCGAGCGCGGCAACGCCCTGCACGGCTTTCTCTTCGGACTCGTGCACACCGTCGTCTCGCAGAGCGACTCGTCGATCACCCTTCGCGCCCTCATCGAGCCGAGCGAGGCCTACCCGTTCGCGCTCACCGTCGACACCACGTTCACCCTGAGCGATACCGGCGCGCCGGCCGGCGCGGCTCAGATCGCCGGGCCCGCCGCGCCCGCCGGGCCCGCAACGCCAGCCGCCCCCGTGCTCACCATCACCCACGCCCTCACGAACACCGGCGACCGCGACGCCCCCACCGCCATCGGTGCGCACCCCTACTTTCGCATCGGCGACGTGCCAACCGAGCAGCTGACCGTGACCGTCGATGCCGCCACCCGGGTCACTGTGGATGCCCGGCTGAACCCCACCGGCACCGCCCCCGTCGCCGGAACCCCGTACGACCTCAGGCGCGGAACCGTCGTGGGCGGCTCCGACCTCGACACCGCGTACCTCGACCTGACTCCGGCCGCCGACGGACGCTACCGCCACAGCATCGCCGCCCCTGACGGACGGCGCATCGAGCTCTGGGGCGATGAGAACTACAGCCAGGCGCAGGTCTTCACGACGCCGATCTTTTCCACCGCGGCCGGTCCTGGCTGGGCCGTCACCGTCGAACCGACCACCGCGCCACCGGATGCCCTGAACACCGGCGAGAACCTGCGCTGGATCGCTCCCGGCGACAGCTGGACCAGCTCCTGGGGCATCGACTTCGCCGCCGCGACCGCCGCCGGCCCGACCGCCGCCGGCCCGACCGCCGCCGGCCCGACCGCCGCCGCCGGCCCGACCACCGCCGCACCGGCCCCCGCGGTCACCCCGACTACGACCCCGGAGGCAACACGATGACCTGGCTTGTCACCGGCGGCGCCGGATACATCGGCTCGCACGTCGCCCGTGCTTTTCTCGCGGCGGGCATCGAGGTCGTTGTGCTCGACGATCTCTCGAGCGGGCGGCCGGAATTCGTGCCTGCGGGTGCCGTGCTCGCTCAGGGTTCCCTCGTCGACGCGGAGTTCGTCGAGCGCAC
Coding sequences:
- a CDS encoding putative bifunctional diguanylate cyclase/phosphodiesterase, coding for MPAAAKVQLRTAAALPFLVFIVLVFLALALMPFEIALVDLIVPAAVMLVIVLLALLLPWQRMPGWTQAVPVLLFFVVIVLLRGLSDGATGFDPLVLLPVLWFALYGTAIEVALSGLATALVLIVPLLLPSGAASVHASTSDWVRALSWVACVVLIGPIIHSVARQWRAQERESAIRLAEVRESELRTRLLLEQMPDTILFVVDEDFRYQTVAGAGKVFEGALTWQGKTLYQVSNATNVAILERAFRSALGGMRAVVTINSTVTQLETEVTCVPFVRGDHPLALVVARDVTEARGRELALREVTAQFEQLVRESPTGMALADVTGRVALVNDAFCALFDSEPDALIESSATTLLPMISPHSPNWVAELISSGRSRTAAAVVLPTVGEAESKRAMVTAVVLRDSHGEATSVLINAHDTTEQHRYHEHVAYLASHDSLTGLVNRSEFERLVAAHLEACRWGGDAGAVLVLDLDNFREINDRLGHSGGDEFLVAMAGMLSRWIHSSDAVARIGGDEFAVLLTEGDRDEAEAAVQTLVSLVRDGFRSSDGEVLGRRVTASVGAVAVVSEATTAAELLSDADLAMYQAKNAGRNGYSFLGPSDLLAARVSNQINWTEKILAAIENDALVLHAQPILDLTTNTISSLELLVRMVDDDGSLIPPAGFIAVAESAGLAVMIDKWVVGRALEHLSDLQRFAPDIKVHVNLSGRSVGNLEFAEFIERRLAETGVDAGGLVLEVTETAAVSSIDAAQIFMNRLTALGCVFALDDFGVGYGSFYYLKHLPFGIVKLDGEFVSGSERDPLDLLVMSSLVSIGKGLGKFTVAEFVEDEASLTMLRELGVDGAQGYYIGRPAPLSEYFPQLA
- a CDS encoding LCP family protein — encoded protein: MPSKLDPPLKHAERPRFGTASTVVKLVAIAAAVVLASGASVAAIAVTSIANQVTANSIDISGGQSQPHVGAFVGGFNVLIVGTDNDATQGDYFGERDATLNDVNILLHISADQKSGVVVSLPRDLIVDHPKCTDPTTGEVFDATYNQALNTGYERGGLACITSTVANLTGLEIPYAGLISFNGVIEMTNAVGGVPICLNEPITDTDSGLDLPAGTSVVKGADALAFLRTRHGVGDGSDLARISSQQQYLSSLVRTLKSANTLTDVTKLYGLAQAAASNIKLSTSLASLDSMVSLALALKDVDLNNLVFVQYPGSTGDPDYPGKVVPTTSVAEELFAKIKADEPFTLDANATGPGSSLVDGGTATPTPGATDEATNPPTDGATDAATDAATDSASPTPDASGSSTPSPTSTAPAVIDGVTGQTAAQQTCANAFGD
- a CDS encoding DeoR/GlpR family DNA-binding transcription regulator, with protein sequence MVSESKVSYSATDRRERLLEVIDERGFARVAELSETFGVSDVTIRSDLDLLDQQQAITRVHGGAVIRNRSLEREPSFEQALEASAAEKQQIGRLAASLVRPGQSVLLDVGSTALAVAKALVARTDLSDVVVITNGLSIALALEPGIPRLTVIVTGGTLRPLQHSLVEPLASSMLRNLHADLAFIGCNGVDADRGVTNVNLPEAQLKRLMLESSTRAVIIADRSKLGQVHLGRIGGIERFAALVTSASPVEPATDARLEPLAETGLRLITDVAAAAQFASQFAA
- the galT gene encoding galactose-1-phosphate uridylyltransferase: MTLEPPAADHSADHPAIPLSTVGGRPIVKREYVLADGRELIYYDDADTGLAPERLPDERALDPRPATASMRQDALTGEWISIAAARNNRVFLPPANLDPLAPQAPDNPSEVPSLYDVAVFENRSPSFGPELAGEGPESPTPGSLGLPGSLESAEPLGSPGVGGAPVEGIELGRARASIGRCEVVCFSPEREGSFGSLGTSRARTVIEAWADRTAVLQALPGVEQVFPFENRGEQVGVTLHHPHGQIYSYPFVSPRTQRLIASLESYGPTLFADILAFEQAGERMIVQGEHWSAFVPFAARWPIEVHLLPHRQIPDLASTSGGERDELAVLYPRVLRAIDALYPTPTPYIAGWHQAPVNMHRDDIRLMLQVTSPRRAADRLKFLAGSESAMGAFIGDIPPETTAARLREVLGA
- the galK gene encoding galactokinase — its product is MSDVLDESRGGSRATVHADLRENLLREFAERHGGDALGIWSAPGRVNLIGEHTDYNLGFVLPFAIDRRAYVALGTRDDGLARVSSTFSDEVVELPLADLTPEALTGWSAYPLGVAWALLAHPTPAPAPAPTIERAIPLPNGHFSERNRPLDEPAAQEPAAQQDAPRGFSLHIHSDVPIGAGLSSSAAIECATAVALNEFWQLGDSAQTLARIGQIAENQVVGAPTGIMDQSASMLGRLDSAVFLDCRSMQAEVVGLGLAANDYEILVIDTKVSHAHATGGYAARRASCELAARTMGVESLRDLGPADLPRMQQQLDDETFRRARHIVTENDRVEETVRLLETVGPQAIGPLLDASHVSMRDDFEISVPQLDLAVDVAQRGGAIGARMTGGGFGGSALALIPRALRAQLEAGILEAFAQHAFDQPDLFVVQPSDGATLKGDAR
- a CDS encoding aldose 1-epimerase family protein yields the protein MSTPTAPSTGTGLAAGTDAPAGTGTAPTGRQFELTSGGRLRAVVTELGAMLRLLEVDGVSLIEGFDESVYPQFCAGWMLVPWPNRVRDGRWSYDGVERQLPLTEPERGNALHGFLFGLVHTVVSQSDSSITLRALIEPSEAYPFALTVDTTFTLSDTGAPAGAAQIAGPAAPAGPATPAAPVLTITHALTNTGDRDAPTAIGAHPYFRIGDVPTEQLTVTVDAATRVTVDARLNPTGTAPVAGTPYDLRRGTVVGGSDLDTAYLDLTPAADGRYRHSIAAPDGRRIELWGDENYSQAQVFTTPIFSTAAGPGWAVTVEPTTAPPDALNTGENLRWIAPGDSWTSSWGIDFAAATAAGPTAAGPTAAGPTAAAGPTTAAPAPAVTPTTTPEATR